A window of Dermacentor andersoni chromosome 4, qqDerAnde1_hic_scaffold, whole genome shotgun sequence genomic DNA:
CCCCTTTAAGGTGTTTTCCTGGCAATACGCACACCGAAACTTCGACGACATGGCAAGCCAATTTATGTGAAATTCTTGGAGAAGGCTTGCCCTACACGCGCGCTGTTTTCATGGATCTGCGCGCCACTGCGAGCTTGCATTAATGGGACATCGAAACAAACTTACGACGAATATACGGCTCCCTTGTCGGTATTTAGAGCACGCAATATCGTTGCTGAGCTGCAGGCCGCTGTAGTGTCTCTATCGCTATATCTAGCCATGTATCTATATACAGCCAGTTGGCAACCATGCAAGCACAACAATGGCGAATTAAAGAAGCAGCATCTCTTATAATCCTGTCCATCTAGTGGAGTAAATCCTTACTTTTCAGGCACGACATGCATGCCGCGTGCTTGTCAGTCCTTTCTTGTTAAGCAGCGTTGGAAGCGTTAAGGTAGTCGGCCCATACGCTGATATTCACTCGGGCCAATCGGTCTAGAGACGTGTCGCTTGGGTCACCTGCTGAAAAATACGTTAAGCCCGTCATAGCGCTTCTCTTCTCAGACGGGTGTGTGTTGAGTCACCGCTATCTATAGAGTCGAGGTAAAAATGCAACACGGGGTTTGCAGGTACTTGAGAAAATGCGCATGGACGACTTTGAATTGTAGCGGGCCCACATTGGCGCTAAATGTACACAAATTGCAGAATTTTAGAAATAATGGACCCAAAGTTGTGTGACGCTATCGGCCGAGGTACGCAAAAGAATGCAAAGAGGAATATGAAGGAACCCAAAAGGCGCACAAAGTTGTTTGAATTTTCGGGTATACGCAAAGCTGCTTGAGGATGCTACTTCTAGAACTTCCTATCGTTTGCCTGGCAAGCCAGCTAAATACTGTATACCAAGTAATGAATGCCTAAGGCTGGCAGCGACTTTGGAGCTGTTGAGTTAACTATATCTTTGAGCGGCACCAACACCGTGTCACTGACAAGCCACTGGTCTCGTCAATGGTTAACAAACCTTGAAAACCGCACGCATTGGCTGATTGTATGAAAGCAACGCAATATGCGCAACCATAAAAATAGCGTTTATTCAATTATCTATTTTTTATTGCAAGGTGTTAAACTATAGCTGCGCAAGTGGTTCCACCTTGACGAAAGCCATTGTTCTCGCAACCCTGCCAGGACCAGGTTCCTTGTGAGGATGGAATTGTGTAAGTTTGGCATAAAATGAGCTGCGTGTGGGCATgtgaaaaaaagacaaaatttgtttccttctttcctgTTTGCTCGCAAGCGTCTCTCTATAGATAAAGTTTTTGCACCAACGCCAGGCCATGGAAGCAGGCACTTAAAATGCGGAGATCACCGTCGCCCAGCGCATCCTGATGACGGCGTCAAGCTCACTGCAGTGAACGCGACTGCGCCACGGCCGTATAGGCTGACCGCGGCTTCGGGAAAGAGCACTTTGAGGTTTGTAAGGTGGTCCCAGGCGAGAATGTATTCCTTACGTTGCGATGTTTTATAACATGCCACTCGAAGTTGAGCGAACAACACGTGGGAAAGCGGAAGAGCGTACGTGTTACTTGCTTCCGTTCATATCCTCAATGATGACTCGAATAAGCTCGCATATACACTCCGAAACTATACCTCGCGGAAGTGACGGCACGCATGCTTAATGCTCGTCGAATGCACGCGCATGCTTCGCTGTTGCGGCTACATCTTGACAGTCAGATGTGACCCCGCGAAACAGCTGTCACACGTATACGACACCGTGCACACCACATTTCCTGAAGACACAGAACACGCCGAGGTTCTGCGCCACCGCAGCTCATCGAGCGGCGCCCAACGGTCAACACGCGCAACAAGGCGCATTGCGCACTGATGGAGCAGCCGGCGCCGCCAAAACACACACATCCACGCGCCTCTGCACGCGCACGAACGCATGCTTGGTTATCGGCCAGTCGTCATCACCACCGTCCTCGTCACAGCGCGATGTCCCTGATGCTGTGACTGGAGCTGGTGTCCGACTCGTTGCCGCGCACCACGGAGCCCGGCCTGTTGAGGTACTGGAAGGGCCTCTCGGGGAGCCGCTCCAGGGTGACGTCTCCGAAGCCCCGTACGTCCAGCACTTCCCAGCGGTTGTTGCGACCGCCGTGGCGCCGAAACTTGGGTCGGTCGAGGCTCTGCGTCGCATAGTCCACGGGGCCCCCTGGGCTCGCCACCGGCGAATGCGAAACAGCGGCCGCACCGGCCGAACCGTTCGTCGTCCAGGGCTCTCCCCGGTTCAGCTCCGACGTGGAGCGGGACATGCTGCGGTAGCCGTTGAGcagtcctcctcctcctccgccattGGCGTGCAAGCCGCCGCGGGCTACGAGGTCGGCGAACGAGGAGGCGTCGAACTCCGACCTGGGACTCGGACCGGCCCACAGGGCCGGGTTGGGCGCGTAGAAGTCTACGCCCGAGGGTCCCAGCACGCAGCCGTTGAGGCTTCCGTTGAAGGCGGCGTTGTAGACGCCCTGCTGGTGGTGGTGCTGCCCGCCGCCGCCCACGGCGCGTACCATGATCCCGGACACGGACGAGGTGCTCCGCTTGAGCGCCGAGTTGTGCGCCACGATGTACGTGGGCTCGCTGTCGGCGGCCGTCGCGTACCGGGTCCTCGAGGAGAGGGAGCCTCCGCCGGCGTTGCCGTTGGCGCGATGGATGCCCGGGCTCGCGCTGCCGCTGGCCACGCCGTTGCTCGCGGAGCCGCTGGGACCCGCCGAGCCGTTGCTCTTGCTGGGCACCAGGTCCCGGTACGAGGTGACCTGCGGAAGACATTGGGAGAATCCAGAGTTACGAGTAACCCTCTCGAAGGCGAAACAGAAGCCATGCTTTGTCGATACCTATATGcacaattctttctttctttctttcttttctttacacgACGATACCAGTGTTCTGGTATACTACATGCAGATTCAAGGAGCGTGAGCGTAGAGATCACCGCGAACTTCACTTCGAAATGAGCTTATAATAGCGCTTAATATCATTTTGTGGCATAGGTGCCGCAATAATTTTAAAATTTCCGCGACTTATCAGCAGTTTTACGCCGTTATTAGATCAGATCACATTAAAAACACACATGCACGCAGGTTAAGCCACATGGAAAGGTCGTTAGAGCGTAGCCGTACAGAGGTTGTGGAGCTTTTCTGGCACCCAcagcattatacagggtgtttcagcgaacactttcaaaattttttaagcgttgcctgtggcagatagctcaattatagttgatgagccggtctactcgaagcggcggacacaacttgcataaaaaaattgaaatgcgaaatCGATTATTAACAagaaatcactaattaacttttagccAATTATCGTATAacctatattgcaatttacaaattctagcagtggacttcgcaaggcggatgcacttcgaacgaattctcacgacgacaccagtttcgagaaataaattcccaaactttgcggagaaatgcgttggcgttcagTTACTTgtatgcttcagtgcatgaaacgacgtttttttcacaaattaactggaacgccaacgcatttctccgTAAAGTTTGGGAATTTATAGCTCCAAACTGACGTCATCTTGaatattcgttccaagtggatccgccttgcgatcTTCCCGGCTAGaatctgtaaattgcaatatgggccataatgaaattcgttaaaacttaattagtgaatttttattaattagtcgagtttgcatctcaatttcttgtgcaagtattgtccgccgcttcgaatagaccagctcatggactagcattgtgatatctgccacaggcagcctttaaagatttttgaaagtgttcgctgaaacaacctGTATGAGAAATAGAGGCAGAAGTGAGCTTGCGTGACACTTCTGACtgcgtatttttttctctctctccctctcattttttttttttttttttttgctacgaggACAACCCATAACAAGCGCGGGCATGCAGGAAAGGGAGGCTTGTAATGAGAGTGCAAGGAGGCGTTCCGACCACGTTCAGGTTCTGCAGGCGACGCATGACGGCTTTCTCCTGCTTCCACTGCGTGTACAGCGACTGCACGCACACGATGCACACCACCTGCGTGCGACACACACCAAAGGGGAAGATGAGTACAAACACCTCTGCCGAGCGGGCATTTCGCGAATGCAAGCGACACCAAAGAAGATAGATACATTACCGCACGGCATTACGGCGCGAAAGACTTCGAATACTTCCTCTCCTGTCCCTTCcaaatttatatattttttcttaaaTTCATATTTTGACAACCTGCTTCCGCACAAACGATCACAGAACAGCTACCACGTAATGACGCTTGACAGCGGTGTCACGTGGAATGTATGCATACAGTACGGGAATCTTCGCTGTGACTTAGCTCTTATAGCATTCAGCTCGGTGCGAGCTGAAATATGGCCAGGATGTACAGTGGGTGGGCGGACGATGCTGCCGCATTACGTCTCGGCGGCGTCTCCCGTTTTTTCTCAAGAATGTTTCGAGCAAATATAGTTCGCTCTTTACCATGCAGACTGCTCTGCTCGAAATCTCCGTTCGCCGAAACCGGGTCGGGAACCGTTCCTTCGATTCTTTCCGGTTCGGTTTCAGTTCCAAAATGGCGGAAGAAATACGCGTTCGGTTCCGGGCGAAAATTCGGGTTCCGTTCCGGTTCGACACCCTGAATTATGGCACACACATCAGCGTAAGCTTTGGGGAACAGTCGAATTTTTAGCGAAGAGAGTACAGGTTTCGGTGCCGATGCCAGCGATAACTTCAGTTTCCATGCTTAGCGAGGTTCCACAAGTATAACGTATACAATTTGGTATACGTATAAAACGCTGAACAGAGAGCGCCGTGAAAAGGTACGAGCGTTCGCTGCTATCTTACGTTACTCCACTCTCTATTCGTATCTTTTTGGTTCACCGTTAAGCTTAAACGAAACGGCCCCCCGTTTTTGTTCCTTTGTTTTTCCGACTCATAAAGGCTGACGCAGTTGGCAGGGAGGACACGCACGCATATAGTAGACTCGCGTCGACAGCTGTTTCGTAAAGACTGATATGCTGTACCACCGTTTTAAAGCAAACGGTGTCTGCGACGTATCGCTTGCAACTGCGCTATTTCGAGACAGTGCCGAACGAGACACCGACGTTGAagtacgaaaaaaagaagaaaggcgcgACACAGGCTCACAGCGGCAAGCCCGCCGCCATACAGACATCGCTCCGTGGCATGCGGCGCTCGCCCCGCGTCTCTTCGCGACCATGCCGTTTCCTCGTCGGCCCGGGAAGAGGCGAATTTCACGCTTTGTCGGACCAATGAGGCCACGGCGGGACGCAGCGGACTGTGAAACGGCCAGCCAGGGTGGGCAATAATACCGGCGCGCTCCCTGAGACTGACGGCGAACCCGTTCGCGCTTCTGTGCGGCGCCGCAAATTGCGCGCTCAACCTCCCGTCCCGAGCGAACCATGAGGCCTGTTCCCGTCCGTGCTCGCCTCTTGAAGACACCGCGGTCACACAACGCGCAGCTAGATGTTATTTTAGAAGCCGCTCGAAAGCGCCGGACGTCGCGCGGCCGCCTCCCTCCCCTCGACGACGACGGGTCGACGGGATTATACTGTTCAGGCGCGCTGCTGATCCTGGCTGCACAGTTGCGTGCTGTAAGCGTGCGTTCTGGAGAGAGACGAACGCAGTCCAAAGCTCGCCCGGAACCTGTCCTTGCTGCGGGCGTGGCTCTCAAGGCAGCAAGTGTGGGCCTCGTTCTTGACCGCTTAATACCGCACCGCCTATATCGTGCTGTGTATACCTCTGAGCTATTCGGACTTGGTGGGACGTCGATGTGTGGACTGGACACGTAAGCCATCAAAGAAAGCTCTGTGAGGtgcttttgtgttttgttttgccGCTGCCGCTTGGCTCAGAGACTGTTTCACGGAAGTTGCACGGAActacggcgaaaacacagcgtgcACGGTGCGGGTGGAGTGGCTAACTGGTAGGTTCGAATGAATAGcttctcaagcttttttttttttttttttttttttgcgaggcgCGCAGTAAAGGACACCGAGGCAGAACGAGTATAAGTGAAGCGCTTTTGACTTACGTTCACCACTGCGCGGACGATGTAGAAGGCCAGCTCCGCGATGCCCTTGCTGTCCAGTTTCTGCGCAAGCATCATACAAGAGTGGACACCGAGATTAGGGGGCACTGGACGGCAAACACACGCGGCGACAGACGATGGTTGCGTGTTTGCGCGATGCCAGCTTCGCAGAGAGAGATACAGGCTGACGAAGTAAAAAGGAAGTTGAAAACTGCGGCACTTTCCTCTCCGAAAGGGCGGGGAGCAATCCGAATCCGAAAGAGTCGACATCTACCATTCTTA
This region includes:
- the Rcd6 gene encoding uncharacterized protein Rcd6 isoform X2, producing the protein MAIVNSAGCCELFAAGVCIGVYTMIVYLGAFIMELWWIIENNVQLPVPAYVLAAGYFSIFLVSLFLLAGLFLRKSNYLLGWLFVSVLFFFPECGLALFMSLQYWKLDSKGIAELAFYIVRAVVNVVCIVCVQSLYTQWKQEKAVMRRLQNLNVTSYRDLVPSKSNGSAGPSGSASNGVASGSASPGIHRANGNAGGGSLSSRTRYATAADSEPTYIVAHNSALKRSTSSVSGIMVRAVGGGGQHHHQQGVYNAAFNGSLNGCVLGPSGVDFYAPNPALWAGPSPRSEFDASSFADLVARGGLHANGGGGGGLLNGYRSMSRSTSELNRGEPWTTNGSAGAAAVSHSPVASPGGPVDYATQSLDRPKFRRHGGRNNRWEVLDVRGFGDVTLERLPERPFQYLNRPGSVVRGNESDTSSSHSIRDIAL
- the Rcd6 gene encoding uncharacterized protein Rcd6 isoform X1, whose product is MAIVNSAGCCELFAAGVCIGVYTMIVYLGAFIMELWWIIENNVQLPVPAYVLAAGYFSIFLVSLFLLAGLFLRKSNYLLGWLFVSVLFFFPECGLALFMSLQYWKLDSKGIAELAFYIVRAVVNVVCIVCVQSLYTQWKQEKAVMRRLQNLNVVTSYRDLVPSKSNGSAGPSGSASNGVASGSASPGIHRANGNAGGGSLSSRTRYATAADSEPTYIVAHNSALKRSTSSVSGIMVRAVGGGGQHHHQQGVYNAAFNGSLNGCVLGPSGVDFYAPNPALWAGPSPRSEFDASSFADLVARGGLHANGGGGGGLLNGYRSMSRSTSELNRGEPWTTNGSAGAAAVSHSPVASPGGPVDYATQSLDRPKFRRHGGRNNRWEVLDVRGFGDVTLERLPERPFQYLNRPGSVVRGNESDTSSSHSIRDIAL